CGAGGCCGAGATCATGTTGACCATCTCCTGCACCGGATCGACGTTCGGCAACGTGACGTAGCCGTCCGAATTCGCCGCCGGATTGCCGGGGTCGTAGGCGGTCTTCATCGGGGTCGGGTCGTCGACCACGCCGGTGACCTGCACGCCGCCGACCTGCTGGCCCGAAGCCGTGCGCGCGCCGCCGAGCGGGCTGACCGCGAACACGACCTGCTTGGCCTTGTACGGCTGGCCGTCCGGGCCGGTCGTGCTGTCCGCGTTGGCGAGATTCGACGCCGTCACGTTGAGCCGCTGCGACTGCGCCGACATCGCGGAGCCTGCAACACCAAAAATGTTCATCAGGGATGGCATGTTTCCTGACCTCTCCTAACCGGTTTGATCCGGCTCAAGTGTTAATCCCGTAGCGATTGTTCTTGCGTACTGCTGAGTCTGTCGGCGTGGCTTCTTACGAGCCCGACTGGATCGCCGACATCATCGTTTTGATCTGGCCGGACAGCACCGTCATGCCCGATTCGAAATGCAGCGTGTTGTCCGCGAACTGCACCCGCTCGGTATCGATGTC
The nucleotide sequence above comes from Paraburkholderia aromaticivorans. Encoded proteins:
- the flgC gene encoding flagellar basal body rod protein FlgC → MPSLMNIFGVAGSAMSAQSQRLNVTASNLANADSTTGPDGQPYKAKQVVFAVSPLGGARTASGQQVGGVQVTGVVDDPTPMKTAYDPGNPAANSDGYVTLPNVDPVQEMVNMISASRSYQANVETLNTAKTLMLKTLTIGT